A region from the Neurospora crassa OR74A linkage group V, whole genome shotgun sequence genome encodes:
- the sub-1 gene encoding submerged protoperithecia-1, variant: MEAGDSAARQSGIPTATTTREHFDPARPYNNRNSRGGTAMATATLINPSSQYHSHSFSHNPYHPSSSASIPGMISPVDSRRTSDESENPHRQSLPSISEVISGTKPTSYPPHAPTSLPPTQSLPSPFAPSGPPRSYDVDKHPSPRALHPSSGFPRPDPLPAFSDPARPQLSSRPPPPPPLNTFPTHHQHPSPPVKLEQMEVDQRHAEASPLSAGYPHHPPGHPAGPHYAQTGRLPPGQLPLSAYPVSPRHSGLGLPSPYDSQHRPPMYPEEQEYGHGYARSSEYKAAPERSLPDWSSYGEMMYMIAHAGRTVYHFAEGYGAAAREQQGQPLPSRLPTESEISVVIDSAVVAVENLKNLRHLIAQINSERSRENGGRKSGAEDDDVSMYGDGIGKHSSFNEVKKRRGRAAPPGRCHSCNRIDTPEWRRGPDGARTLCNACGLHYAKLERKRQLEQRSIRPKPTDDRN, translated from the exons ATGGAAGCGGGCGATTCTGCTGCCAGGCAAAG CGGGATCCcaactgccaccaccactcgtGAACACTTTGATCCAGCACGACCATACAACAACAGAAACAGCAGAGGAGGCACAGCCATGGCGACGGCAACCTTGATCAACCCGAGCTCCCAATACCACTCGCACTCGTTTTCCCACAACCCCTACCACCCCTCGTCCTCCGCAAGCATTCCCGGCATGATTTCGCCAGTCGATTCCCGGCGGACGTCCGACGAGTCGGAGAACCCTCATCGACAGTCGCTGCCTTCCATCTCAGAAGTCATCTCGGGTACCAAGCCGACCTCCTACCCTCCACATGCTCCGACCTCACTGCCGCCTACCCAGAGCCTCCCTTCGCCCTTTGCACCATCTGGTCCGCCCCGAAGTTACGATGTAGACAAGCATCCTTCGCCGAGGGCATTGCATCCAAGCTCGGGCTTCCCCCGCCCTGATCCTCTACCCGCTTTCTCTGACCCCGCAAGACCTCAATTGTCTAGCaggccgcctccgcctcccccGCTGAATACATTTCCAACACATCATCAGCACCCCTCGCCGCCAGTGAAGCTTGAACAGATGGAGGTTGACCAAAGGCATGCCGAGGCATCCCCATTGAGTGCCGGatatcctcatcatcctccagGACATCCAGCGGGGCCCCATTATGCGCAAACGGGACGTCTACCTCCTGGCCAACTACCGCTGTCGGCCTACCCTGTTTCCCCCAGGCATAGTGGACTCGGACTGCCCTCACCATACGACTCGCAGCACCGACCGCCTATGTACCCAGAGGAGCAAGAATATGGGCATGGTTATGCTAGAAGTAGCGAATACAAGGCTGCCCCAGAAAGATCCCTGCCGGACTGGTCGTCTTATGGGGAGATGATGTACATG ATAGCGCACGCTGGGCGCACCGTTTATCATTTTGCTGAAGGCTATGGTGCCGCGGCCCGGGAACAGCAAGGACAGCCGCTTCCATCAAGGCTACCAACCGAAAGTGAAATCTCTGTCGTCATTGACAGCGCAGTTGTCGCGGTCGAGAACTTGAAGAACCTCCGACACCTCATTGCCCAGATCAATTCGGAACGATCTCGAGAAAATGGTGGACGCAAGTCCGGagccgaggacgacgatgtcTCCATGTATGGTGACGGCATAGGAAAGCATTCGTCTTTTAACGAAGTGAAGAAAAGGCGCGGC CGTGCGGCTCCTCCTGGACGGTGCCATAGCTGCAATAGGATCGATACTCCCGAATGGAGGCGCGGTCCAGACGGCGCGAGAACTCTTTGCAATGCCTGCGGGTTGCACTACGCCAAACTTGAGCGCAAACGACAACTGGAGCAACGATCTATTCGACCTAAACCCACCGACGATCGAAACTAA
- the sub-1 gene encoding submerged protoperithecia-1 has translation MEAGDSAARQSGIPTATTTREHFDPARPYNNRNSRGGTAMATATLINPSSQYHSHSFSHNPYHPSSSASIPGMISPVDSRRTSDESENPHRQSLPSISEVISGTKPTSYPPHAPTSLPPTQSLPSPFAPSGPPRSYDVDKHPSPRALHPSSGFPRPDPLPAFSDPARPQLSSRPPPPPPLNTFPTHHQHPSPPVKLEQMEVDQRHAEASPLSAGYPHHPPGHPAGPHYAQTGRLPPGQLPLSAYPVSPRHSGLGLPSPYDSQHRPPMYPEEQEYGHGYARSSEYKAAPERSLPDWSSYGEMMYMNKQIAHAGRTVYHFAEGYGAAAREQQGQPLPSRLPTESEISVVIDSAVVAVENLKNLRHLIAQINSERSRENGGRKSGAEDDDVSMYGDGIGKHSSFNEVKKRRGRAAPPGRCHSCNRIDTPEWRRGPDGARTLCNACGLHYAKLERKRQLEQRSIRPKPTDDRN, from the exons ATGGAAGCGGGCGATTCTGCTGCCAGGCAAAG CGGGATCCcaactgccaccaccactcgtGAACACTTTGATCCAGCACGACCATACAACAACAGAAACAGCAGAGGAGGCACAGCCATGGCGACGGCAACCTTGATCAACCCGAGCTCCCAATACCACTCGCACTCGTTTTCCCACAACCCCTACCACCCCTCGTCCTCCGCAAGCATTCCCGGCATGATTTCGCCAGTCGATTCCCGGCGGACGTCCGACGAGTCGGAGAACCCTCATCGACAGTCGCTGCCTTCCATCTCAGAAGTCATCTCGGGTACCAAGCCGACCTCCTACCCTCCACATGCTCCGACCTCACTGCCGCCTACCCAGAGCCTCCCTTCGCCCTTTGCACCATCTGGTCCGCCCCGAAGTTACGATGTAGACAAGCATCCTTCGCCGAGGGCATTGCATCCAAGCTCGGGCTTCCCCCGCCCTGATCCTCTACCCGCTTTCTCTGACCCCGCAAGACCTCAATTGTCTAGCaggccgcctccgcctcccccGCTGAATACATTTCCAACACATCATCAGCACCCCTCGCCGCCAGTGAAGCTTGAACAGATGGAGGTTGACCAAAGGCATGCCGAGGCATCCCCATTGAGTGCCGGatatcctcatcatcctccagGACATCCAGCGGGGCCCCATTATGCGCAAACGGGACGTCTACCTCCTGGCCAACTACCGCTGTCGGCCTACCCTGTTTCCCCCAGGCATAGTGGACTCGGACTGCCCTCACCATACGACTCGCAGCACCGACCGCCTATGTACCCAGAGGAGCAAGAATATGGGCATGGTTATGCTAGAAGTAGCGAATACAAGGCTGCCCCAGAAAGATCCCTGCCGGACTGGTCGTCTTATGGGGAGATGATGTACATG AATAAGCAGATAGCGCACGCTGGGCGCACCGTTTATCATTTTGCTGAAGGCTATGGTGCCGCGGCCCGGGAACAGCAAGGACAGCCGCTTCCATCAAGGCTACCAACCGAAAGTGAAATCTCTGTCGTCATTGACAGCGCAGTTGTCGCGGTCGAGAACTTGAAGAACCTCCGACACCTCATTGCCCAGATCAATTCGGAACGATCTCGAGAAAATGGTGGACGCAAGTCCGGagccgaggacgacgatgtcTCCATGTATGGTGACGGCATAGGAAAGCATTCGTCTTTTAACGAAGTGAAGAAAAGGCGCGGC CGTGCGGCTCCTCCTGGACGGTGCCATAGCTGCAATAGGATCGATACTCCCGAATGGAGGCGCGGTCCAGACGGCGCGAGAACTCTTTGCAATGCCTGCGGGTTGCACTACGCCAAACTTGAGCGCAAACGACAACTGGAGCAACGATCTATTCGACCTAAACCCACCGACGATCGAAACTAA